Proteins encoded within one genomic window of Humulus lupulus chromosome 1, drHumLupu1.1, whole genome shotgun sequence:
- the LOC133795569 gene encoding RING-H2 finger protein ATL64, with protein MDSINDTTTPTNYALNGKIMLCSVIILFIVVCFVVFFHSYSRWFTNHPRGRRSRRPSHPNTSATNTAVVSSQGLDLSILKTLPTFVYSSSSSAHHGAAVQECAVCLSEFEDNDRGRALPKCNHAFHVECIDLWFGSHSNCPLCRAPVLSDTPTNNPGTSAEIVITISEMAIQSDSESRVDVSDDRFGAEMSCSESSPVGGLRPEWCRGNKPVDLVSLGMEESGREMASTGSPERSRAKSPGNRVMSLKRIWSV; from the coding sequence ATGGACAGCATAAACGACACTACAACACCCACCAACTATGCCCTAAACGGCAAGATAATGCTCTGCTCAGTAATTATTCTCTTCATCGTcgtttgttttgttgttttcttCCATAGCTACTCTCGCTGGTTCACCAACCACCCTAGAGGACGTCGTTCACGACGGCCCTCTCACCCCAATACTAGTGCTACCAATACCGCTGTGGTTTCATCTCAAGGTTTGGACCTCTCTATCCTCAAAACTCTCCCCACCTTCGtttactcctcctcctcctccgccCACCACGGCGCCGCCGTGCAAGAATGCGCCGTGTGCTTATCCGAGTTCGAAGACAACGACCGAGGCCGCGCCTTGCCCAAATGCAACCACGCCTTTCACGTCGAGTGTATCGACCTTTGGTTCGGCTCCCACTCCAACTGCCCTCTTTGCCGGGCCCCGGTCCTATCCGATACTCCGACCAATAACCCTGGAACTTCGGCAGAAATCGTGATAACTATAAGTGAAATGGCAATACAGTCGGATTCAGAGTCGAGAGTGGACGTTTCTGATGATAGGTTTGGAGCGGAGATGAGTTGCTCGGAATCTTCTCCGGTGGGTGGTTTAAGGCCGGAGTGGTGTCggggaaataaaccggttgatcTTGTGAGTTTGGGTATGGAGGAGTCTGGAAGAGAGATGGCTTCAACGGGTTCGCCCGAAAGGAGTCGGGCCAAGTCACCGGGTAATCGGGTTATGTCGTTGAAGAGGATTTGGAGcgtgtga